GTCAATAAAACTTATAAAAATAGTAGGAATTAATTTTCTAAAAATTGCTTAGCTTCTCGAATGGGAAAAGCTAAGCCTTTTTTCAAGTTTTATGCGTTTGTTTCTGCGCCTACTTCAGCCGCAACTTTCGCTAATGCCTGTTCTAAATCCGCGATAATATCTTCTGCTGCTTCTAACCCGATCGATAAGCGAATGAGCTCTTCTGATACGCCGGCAGTTTTTAATTCTTCAGCAGATAACTGTTGGTGCGTTGTACTAGCAGGGTGGATAATCAATGAACGGGCATCCCCAACGTTTGCTACATGTGAGAACAATTCCACGTTATCGATTACTTGGCGTCCCGCTTCACGTCCGCCTTTAATACCGAACGTAATGATCGATCCGAAGCCGTTTTTCAAATACTTCTTCGCTAAATCATGTGTCGCAAAATCTTCAAAGCCGTTGTAATTTACGTATTCCACAAATGGGTGGTTTCTTAAATGCTCGGCAACTTTTTGTGTGTTTTCATTGTGACGGACAATACGCAAATGAAGCGTTTCAAGTCCTTGCAAGAAGTTAAATGCTGCGTCAGCAGATAATGTTGGACCAAAATCACGCAATAGTTGAACACGAAGCTTTGTCGCAAATGCAGCGCCTGCTGTGTCAATTCCGTAGCGTAGACCATGGTAAGAAGTATCCGGTTCTGTAAATCCTGGGTGTCTTCCTTGTGTCCAGTCGAACTTCCCGGCATCAACGACAATCCCGCCGATCGTTGTTCCATGACCACCAATCCACTTTGTAGCAGAATGAATGACAACATCCGCGCCGAATTCGATCGGATTACTTCCATATGGGGAAGCAAATGTGCTGTCTATTAATAATGGAAGACCATTGTCATGAGCGATATTTGCTACCGCTTCAATATCCAGTACTTTCAAGCTTGGATTTCCTATAATTTCAGCGAAGATCGCCTTCGTTTTATCCGTAATTGCCTCTTGGAAGTTTGCAGGATCTGATTCATCCACGAATTTTACTGTAATGCCGTAACGAGGCAATGTAGTTGCGAATAAATTGTAAGTCCCACCGTAAAGTGAACCTGCCGCAACAATTTCATCCCCTGCACCGGCTACGTTTAAAATCGAAAATGCCACTGCCGCTGCGCCAGATGAAAGCCCTACTGCAGCTGTGCCCCCTTCTAATAAAGCAACCCGTTCCTCAAATGCCCCGACTGTCGGGTTCATAATACGTGAATAAATATTGCCTGTTTCCTGTAATGCAAATAGACGTTGCGCATGAGCTGTGTCGTTAAATGCATAGGCCGTTGTACGGTAAACCGGAACTGCGATTGCTCCTGTTTCCGGGTCTGGCTTTTGACCCCCGTGTAATAATAATGTTTCTGGTCTTAAGTTTGTCATTTTATTACCCCCAAAAATTTAATCGATGGTGAAATCGGTGTTTTTGAGGAGGATTTTTTAAATGAAAAAAACCCTCTTCAGTTAAGAAGAGGGTTGCGCATGAGCAAGTTTGCCTCCTCTTATCTTTCAAAATGATTGTCCATTTTGTAGGATTTAGCACCTTAGTCAGTTCATCACTTACTGGTTGCCGGGCATCTCAGGGCCTATTCCCTCCGCCGCTCTTGATAAGAGTTATGTGATTTGTGTTCCATCGTTGAGTCTCAGTATAAAACATACTAATCCGATATGTCAACATAAAAAAATTAAAATTTTCAGATTTCTATTCTGATTACTCTTATCTGTATTTAACGATATGCAAAAATTTCCTCCCTATGAATTGAACAGACGCTAATAATCGACTTCAAGTAAAATATTGACTAAAATAAGCTTGAAGGATATAGAATTCAGTTTTTTATTACATAAAAGGGAGATGTTCACGTGAATACTAAAGAATTATTACGCAGTCATACATCTGTTCGTAAATATACAGGTGAAGAAATTTCAAAAGAAACTGTTATCGATTTAATCGAAACAGCACAAATGGCGGCAAGTTCGCATTTTGTACAAGCATACAGCGTTATTTGGGTAACGGATGAAGAGAAGAAGACAAAGCTTGGTGAACTGTCTAAAAATGAATTTCAGTTCAAAACAGCGGGTGCCTCTTTCTTGTTTTGCGTAGATTTCAAACGTTTGCAAGTAGCGGGGCAAAAACACGGAGTTGATATTTCTGCTGACACGGCTGAAAACGTGCTTGTAGGGGTAGCAGATGTTGCATTATTTGCTCAAAACTTCGTTGTTGCAGCTGAATCAATGGGTTACGGCATTTGCTATATCGGTGGTGCCCGTACAAACCCTAAGGAAATCAGCGAGCTATTCAATTTACCGGAATACGTTTTCCCGTTATTTGCGATGACAATCGGCACACCGACAAAACGCAATGAAACAAAACCCCGTTTACCGGTAGCTGCAGTATTGCATGAAAATGGTTATGACGTTGATAAATACGAGACGCTTCTAGATGAGTACGATGGAATTATGGAAGACTATTACAGCAGCCGATCTTCGAATCAGAAGACTGCCACATGGACGAAACAAATGGCTGATTACTTAGTTGAACAAAACCGTCCGCATATTAAAGAGTTCCTTGCTTCCCAAGGCTTTACTTGGAAGTAAGCTAATAAAACCCAAAATGCTATTTTTCTCTCTGAGTGAGAAAAATAGCATTTTTTTGCTGAGCGTTAAAAATTGATTTCCATTTCGGGTCGGACGCTTTCCGCGGGCGTGGCCTGAGCCTGTAGTCTCAGGCATCACGCTATTCCCGCTGGAGTCGCCTCCCCTCCATTCCAATCAATTTTACAAAGTATCCGTTTCTTAATAAGGGTTTTCCTCTTATCCAACGGTACTTCTACTTCTGCCCAAAATTCTTTATTTGTTTATTTCAACCCTTCAATCTGCAATGCTTTTACAGGCTGGAAATCTTCTCCTGTTTTTGCATACGTAATCGTCGCCTGGTCCCCTTCTTGCAAGTAAATCGCAAATGGTGCTACTTCTGTAGAAACGATAAAGTTTTCACCTGTGTTCGCCAGGAATGATACGATCGTGAAATCACCTACACGTTCTTTATAAACACGCACGACTTTTACGGTCGCTTTAGCCTCTTCCGCATTTGAAGTACCGTCTACCGTACTTCCGCCACGGCTTAGCGCTGTTTTATAAAGTCTTAACGCTTCATTTGGTGTTGTACCAAATGCCGAAATTTCAGGATTTGCTGCAGACACGATAAAGTAATTTTGCAGGAATCCGTTCGCATCAAGTACAGCTGACAACCAGCTCGCTTCACCGTAGAAGTTGTAAAGGATCGGCATTTCACCTTCCCATTCCTTTTCGATGAATTTTTTCTCGATAATTTCAAGAGCCCCTTGTGAATCCATATAAGACTCTTCCAGATTTCCTGTATAGTACGTTGCTTCACCAGTACGTGCATGTGTTAATGCATAACCAAGCATCGAGTCAACGCCCTCTTTTGGACTTGTAAAATCAGTGAAATAATACATTTCCCCGTCTTCCATAAAGATCGGGCTTACGTTTGCTTCTGTACCTTCATCACTCGGCAACTTAACATCCTTTTTACCGACAAGACTATTCCAGAAGCCGTGTACATAGTTACCGTAATAACTGTTTTGCAAACTTACTGTTTCCGGTGATACAGCACCATCAATAAATGCCGGTACATCTGCAATCGCAATTTTCTCTGTTGCACCCGTCTCCGCATCAACAAGCACAATGCCTTTTACATCAAAGCCGTTACGAGCAGAAATGAATTCGCCGTAAGAACGGATGTAATATGGTTTTCCATCTTCATCAATTTCCAGCTGCGGATCTCCATAGAAAATTAACGATGGATTTTGAAGACGAATATGACGCTCCAGGTTTTTATTTAAATAAGCAGATGGAACATAGCTCATTTCAGCCTTCACAAACTTTGGATTATCGCTTGAATCTGTCGCACTCATCGTGAAATAACCAGGTGTTGTTTTCCCGTTGAACCACTTAAAGAATCCTGAAAACTCTACAGGTGCAATGTAAACATACTGATCATTCACTTTTTGAATTTGCAGATTTCCTAATTCATAATAGCTTGTGTTTGGCACCTGTCCAAACGCTTTTTTCATTTTGTTTTTAACGAATTTCGGCGGTACACTTGCCGGTGTTTTCGTCTCATCAAACGGCGAAATTTCCGTCTTTTCCTTCATCTCTGAAGACTTGAATTTTTCATCTGCATTTAAAAATGGCGCACTTACTAGATAGCCGATCCCAATAATGCTGACAAGCACGATCGCCGATTTAATTTTTTGCTCCTTACCAACTGCAAAAATTGCCCCAATAATCGCTACAACAGGTATTACATATAAGAAAATCGTCCAGCTTAGATCGATTTTAGAAATATATACTGTTAAAAATACTGAAATAAAACTTACTATAAATGTTGTAATGAATAAACTCGTAAATGTTTTTGATGAAAGCTCCTTATTGCGAACCTTTTTTGATAACGGCATTAATAATAATGTGATCAAAAGTGATCCAATTGCCGTTATTAGCAATAATTGTCCCATAACAATCACCCTCTCTTACTTACTATGTACGAATAACCTTCCAAAAAGATTCATAAACAAGTAAAACTGCATAATTTCTGGCATAATAGAGCATATATTGCATTTTTATGAAATCATAGTTTGGTTATTTGGTAATTATATATAAACATTTTTACTTAGGGGGTTAATGGATGGCACGTAAAGTTCTAATTTTACTGTTCTTCGGGCTTGGTTTTTACTATGTATTCTTTTTTGAAACGATTGATAGTTCACTAAAAATGGTCTTTAAGCTTTTGCCAATGATTTTACTTATAGCGCTTGCATTTTTAACAAAAGTACAAGTGAAATCTCCGTATTATTGGCTCATCTCCATCGGTTTAATTTTCTGTGCTGTTGGCGATTATACATTGCAGTGGTTCATCGTTGGACTGAGCTTTTTCCTGATTGGCCATATTTTCTATATTTTTGCTTTCCGTTCAACAAATCAGCAGAACACACCACTGTATGTAAAAATTGTATTAGCTATATACGGTGCGGTGATGATGTTCTGGATTGCGGGAAGCCTTCTTCAAAAAGGAGATACTGTACTCGCCATAGCAGTGACCGCTTATATTTTAGTTATTTTAACGATGGGATGGACATCGTTTCGAACTGGCAGTAAATTTGCTGTAATCGGCGCCCTTCTCTTTATCATGTCCGATTCGGTTTTGGCCATTAACCGGTTTATGTTTGATGTTGCCTATGCCCATATCCTGATTATGTTCACATATTACGGGGCACAGTTTTTCCTCATGCTCAGCATTACTGAATATTACGACAAAATTAGTTCAAAAACCGAAATAAAAAGTGTAGAATAAAAGCAATAAGTATTAGGAGGTCTTTTTCGGATGAAAGAGAAAGTAATTGAACGTTTAGTACGCTACGCAAAAATTGATACACAATCAGATTTCAACTCTGACACTACCCCTTCAACAATGAAGCAATTCGATTTATTACATGTATTAAAAGATGAGTTGGCAGCAATCGGTTTAACAGATATTACGCTGGACGAAAACGGCTACCTATTTGCAACACTTGAATCAAATACAGATAAAGACGTACCGACACTTGGCTTTTTAGCGCATGTTGATACGACATCGGATTACACAGGAACAAACGTACAGCCTCAGCGCATCGATAACTATGACGGTGAAGCGATTACATTAAAAAATGGTTTAGTAATGGCACCGGACTACTTCCCGAACTTAAAAAACTATGTTGGCCAAACGTTAATTACGACAGACGGCAATACATTGCTTGGTGCGGATGATAAAGCCGGCATCGCTGAAATTATGACGGCGATGGAATACTTAGTGAACAATCCGGAAATCAAGCACGGAAAAATCCGTGTAGCATTTACACCAGACGAAGAAATCGGGCGCGGTCCGCACAAGTTTGATGTTGAGAAATTTGGTGCGGATTATGCATATACAATGGATGGCGGTCCCCTTGGTGAGTTACAATTTGAAAGCTTTAATGCAGCTGGCGTAAAAGTAACGACACGCGGCACGAACATCCACCCTGGTTCAGCAAAAAATAAAATGGTGAACTCGATTACAATGGCAATTGAATTCCAAAACGAAATGCCAAAAGATGCGGTACCTGAAAAAACGGACGGCTATGAAGGTTTTATCCACTTAATGCATTTCAACGGCGGAATTGAAGAAACAACAATGTCATACATTATCCGTGACCATGACCGCGCTAAATTCGAAGAGAAAAAAGAGTATATGGCAAAGGTCGGCAAAGAGTTACAGGCAAAATACGGTGAAGAAGCCATTACTGTAGCGATCGAGGATCAATATTACAATATGGGCGAAAAAATCGAGCCTGTTATGGAAATCGTCGATATTGTAAAAGAAGCGTTTGGCAAGTTTAACATTACACCGATCGTCGAGCCAATCCGCGGTGGTACTGACGGTTCCCAGCTTTCATATATGGGCTTGCCGACACCGAATATTTTTGCAGGCGGCGAAAATATGCACGGCAAATATGAATTTGTATCAGCTGAAACGATGGAAAAGGCGACGGAAGTCATTATTGAAATTGTTCAGTTATTTGAAAAACGTTAGACCAAAAGCGCTAAAGCGCCCGTCTAACTCCGAGAGACATTGGAGGGCCCGACGCAAAAGTAAACGCTTTACCACTTTTGCACGGAGGGACCTAATGGTGCGAGGAGTTGGCGCTTTAGCCTAGACGGTGAAATTATAATGACTGAAATTGAATGGGGCGATTACTTTCGCTCCATTTTTTTGTATACTTAATAGACAGAAAATTCAATACAATCAAGCGAGGTGTGTGATGAAGGAAATACTGATTGGCATTTTAGCGGCCTTATTTTTTGCGGTTACATTTGTATTGAACCACTCAATGGAATTGGAAGGCGGTAGCTGGCTATGGAGTTCTTCACTCCGCTACTTCTTTATGCTTCCCTTTCTCTTTGCCATTGTCGCTATACGGGGAAAAGGCGGATTTCGTATTTTATCGAATGAAATGAAAGACCATCCAGGTGCATGGCTCGTTTGGAGCTTTGTCGGGTTCGTATTATTTTATGCTCCGCTTACATTTGCCGCGGCATTCGGTCCAGGCTGGCTCGTATCAGGTACATGGCAGTTTACGATTGTAGCAGGTGTTTTGTTGGCTCCGCTATTTATTACAACTATATCCGGAAAAAACGTGAGGGCAAAAATTCCGCTTATTTCACTAGGCATCTCGGGCATTATTTTATTTGGGATTTTACTTATTCAAATTCCGCAGGCACAGTCAGTTTCTATGAAAAGCCTGCTACTTGGTATACTGCCAGTGATTATCGCGGCATTTGCCTACCCGCTCGGCAATCGGAAAATGATGGAGCTATGCAAGGGAAGAGTCGATCCGTTTCAACGAGTTCTAGGTATGACAATCGCTTCCTTGCCTGCATGGATCTTACTTGCAATCTATGCATTATTTACTGTCGGTCTGCCTTCAGCAAGCCAAGTGTATCAATCATTGCTGGTTGCGGTTTCTTCCGGTGTCATTGCGACAATACTTTTCTTTATCGCAACAGACCGTGTGCGCCATGATCAAGGAAAGCTGGCGGCCGTTGAAGCAACACAATCGACGGAAGTTCTCTTTGCGATGGTCGGTGAAATGATTTTACTCAGTGTCCCCCTCCCGCAGCCGATCGCTTTAATCGGACTGGCGGTCATTATTATTGGCATGCTGCTACATAGCTATCACACAGTACTTATGAATAAAAGATTACAAGCAGCAAAATCGAGTAGGAGGGAGTGATTAACTCCCGACCTCTCACACCACCGTACGTACGGTTCCGTATACGGCGGTTCAACTAAGATGAATAACGTAAAGTTTCATAACGAACTTGCAGACTTTTCAGCCCTTGGCTCTCCCAATAGGAATTGCCGAGGGTTCTGTGTAATATGGGGCTATTTGAAATGCGCCAGTACCCTTTTCGGGTATTTCCCCATTCATATGCTTTCCCATAAGGTACTTTTAGGCGAATGAGATTTCTGACTCTTGTTCGAGGTTTCTTCCAATTCTTCCACAGACACATACGTAGTCTTCGTTTTATCCAACTATCTAATGTTTTAAAGATAGAGTGTGTATCCGCTAAAGCAAAATATCCACACCATCCTATTAAATATTGGTTTAACTTTTCGATTCGGTATTCCATGGAATATGGCATCTTACGTGAGGTAATTTCTCGTATTTTCTTCTTCATTCGGACGAGACTTGATTTCGCAATGCGAACCTTAGGTTCTTTATGAAATGTGAAACTAAACCCTAAGAATTTGCGTTTCCATGGGCGGTCTACGGCTGATTTCTTTTCATTAACTTTTAAACGAAGTTTTCCTTCGATAAATCGTTGTACGTTCTTCATTACTCGTAATCCTGCACGTTCTGTTCTCACATAAATATTGCAATCATCTGCGTATCGAACAAATTTAAGTCCACGTTTCTCTAATTCTTTATCTAATTCATCTAACACAATGTTTGAAAGTAATGGACTTAAAGGGCCACCTTGTGGTGTTCCTTCTTCTGTACTTGAAACTACTCCATTTATCATGACACCGGCTTGGAGATATTTGCGAATAAGTTTTAATAATGGTTTATCTGAAATTCGTTTCGCTAATGTTGCCATTAAACGGTCATGGTTGACCTTGTCAAAGAATTTCTCTAAGTCCATATCAACGACCCATCGGTGTCCCTCTTTTAGATAGCTTTTCGCTTTTCGGATAGCGTCATGAGCGCTTCGATTTGGGCGAAACCCATAGCTATGATCCGAGAATGTTTGGTCATATTCCTTTGATAAAATCTGCGAGATGGCTTGTTGAATCAAACGGTCTGTTACGGTTGGAATCCCTAATAAACGCACGCCACCGTCTGGTTTCGGGATTTCGACTCGACGTACTGGTTGCGGTTCATAGGTTCCATCCAAAATCTTCGATTTAATGGTATCCCAATTTTCGAGGATGTGCTGTCGTAAGGTTTGTACGGGCATCATATCTACTCCATGGCTCCCTTTATTCGCTTCAACTCGCTTTAATGCTTGTATCATGTTTTGCCGTTCCAAAATTTGATTCAACATCACCATTTCGTTCCTTTCCGTGAATAGCTGTTCTTCTTTTGCCCAACTGGACTACACCCTCCGCAAATACCCTCGTGGGATTCACCACTACTTTCTAAGCGTGAGGTTTCCTCTGTTTTCTGTGTTCATACATCCAGTTGGAAAGCCAAGGGCTATTCTCTCTTAATCGTTCGGTCCTTCCAAGTAATTCTAGACTTACTTGTACTATGACCTCTGCTGACTTCTGACAGTTCAGCTACTTGTCACCAAGTAGGTTATGAAGGGTACTTCGCATTTCTGTCAG
The sequence above is drawn from the Solibacillus isronensis genome and encodes:
- a CDS encoding DMT family transporter, whose product is MKEILIGILAALFFAVTFVLNHSMELEGGSWLWSSSLRYFFMLPFLFAIVAIRGKGGFRILSNEMKDHPGAWLVWSFVGFVLFYAPLTFAAAFGPGWLVSGTWQFTIVAGVLLAPLFITTISGKNVRAKIPLISLGISGIILFGILLIQIPQAQSVSMKSLLLGILPVIIAAFAYPLGNRKMMELCKGRVDPFQRVLGMTIASLPAWILLAIYALFTVGLPSASQVYQSLLVAVSSGVIATILFFIATDRVRHDQGKLAAVEATQSTEVLFAMVGEMILLSVPLPQPIALIGLAVIIIGMLLHSYHTVLMNKRLQAAKSSRRE
- a CDS encoding O-acetylhomoserine aminocarboxypropyltransferase/cysteine synthase family protein, with product MTNLRPETLLLHGGQKPDPETGAIAVPVYRTTAYAFNDTAHAQRLFALQETGNIYSRIMNPTVGAFEERVALLEGGTAAVGLSSGAAAVAFSILNVAGAGDEIVAAGSLYGGTYNLFATTLPRYGITVKFVDESDPANFQEAITDKTKAIFAEIIGNPSLKVLDIEAVANIAHDNGLPLLIDSTFASPYGSNPIEFGADVVIHSATKWIGGHGTTIGGIVVDAGKFDWTQGRHPGFTEPDTSYHGLRYGIDTAGAAFATKLRVQLLRDFGPTLSADAAFNFLQGLETLHLRIVRHNENTQKVAEHLRNHPFVEYVNYNGFEDFATHDLAKKYLKNGFGSIITFGIKGGREAGRQVIDNVELFSHVANVGDARSLIIHPASTTHQQLSAEELKTAGVSEELIRLSIGLEAAEDIIADLEQALAKVAAEVGAETNA
- a CDS encoding lysoplasmalogenase; the encoded protein is MARKVLILLFFGLGFYYVFFFETIDSSLKMVFKLLPMILLIALAFLTKVQVKSPYYWLISIGLIFCAVGDYTLQWFIVGLSFFLIGHIFYIFAFRSTNQQNTPLYVKIVLAIYGAVMMFWIAGSLLQKGDTVLAIAVTAYILVILTMGWTSFRTGSKFAVIGALLFIMSDSVLAINRFMFDVAYAHILIMFTYYGAQFFLMLSITEYYDKISSKTEIKSVE
- the ltrA gene encoding group II intron reverse transcriptase/maturase, whose translation is MMLNQILERQNMIQALKRVEANKGSHGVDMMPVQTLRQHILENWDTIKSKILDGTYEPQPVRRVEIPKPDGGVRLLGIPTVTDRLIQQAISQILSKEYDQTFSDHSYGFRPNRSAHDAIRKAKSYLKEGHRWVVDMDLEKFFDKVNHDRLMATLAKRISDKPLLKLIRKYLQAGVMINGVVSSTEEGTPQGGPLSPLLSNIVLDELDKELEKRGLKFVRYADDCNIYVRTERAGLRVMKNVQRFIEGKLRLKVNEKKSAVDRPWKRKFLGFSFTFHKEPKVRIAKSSLVRMKKKIREITSRKMPYSMEYRIEKLNQYLIGWCGYFALADTHSIFKTLDSWIKRRLRMCLWKNWKKPRTRVRNLIRLKVPYGKAYEWGNTRKGYWRISNSPILHRTLGNSYWESQGLKSLQVRYETLRYSS
- the nfsA gene encoding oxygen-insensitive NADPH nitroreductase; the protein is MNTKELLRSHTSVRKYTGEEISKETVIDLIETAQMAASSHFVQAYSVIWVTDEEKKTKLGELSKNEFQFKTAGASFLFCVDFKRLQVAGQKHGVDISADTAENVLVGVADVALFAQNFVVAAESMGYGICYIGGARTNPKEISELFNLPEYVFPLFAMTIGTPTKRNETKPRLPVAAVLHENGYDVDKYETLLDEYDGIMEDYYSSRSSNQKTATWTKQMADYLVEQNRPHIKEFLASQGFTWK
- the pepT gene encoding peptidase T is translated as MKEKVIERLVRYAKIDTQSDFNSDTTPSTMKQFDLLHVLKDELAAIGLTDITLDENGYLFATLESNTDKDVPTLGFLAHVDTTSDYTGTNVQPQRIDNYDGEAITLKNGLVMAPDYFPNLKNYVGQTLITTDGNTLLGADDKAGIAEIMTAMEYLVNNPEIKHGKIRVAFTPDEEIGRGPHKFDVEKFGADYAYTMDGGPLGELQFESFNAAGVKVTTRGTNIHPGSAKNKMVNSITMAIEFQNEMPKDAVPEKTDGYEGFIHLMHFNGGIEETTMSYIIRDHDRAKFEEKKEYMAKVGKELQAKYGEEAITVAIEDQYYNMGEKIEPVMEIVDIVKEAFGKFNITPIVEPIRGGTDGSQLSYMGLPTPNIFAGGENMHGKYEFVSAETMEKATEVIIEIVQLFEKR